One segment of Salvelinus fontinalis isolate EN_2023a chromosome 12, ASM2944872v1, whole genome shotgun sequence DNA contains the following:
- the LOC129867124 gene encoding CMP-N-acetylneuraminate-beta-galactosamide-alpha-2,3-sialyltransferase 2-like — MLTGGTSVERGGRTAGARAGGGGMRCSLRVWVLLGSLGLVFLTSLFFSISLRGGVGLPYLEPPGWEKSSRVKLVPNYSRVHQLGPLESTQQQKTCACPRCVGDPGVSDWFDENYDPDISPVWTRDNIQLPSDVYYWWVMLQPQFKPHTIQQVLLRLFQVIPGRSPYGSWDPARCLRCAVVGNSGNMRGAGYGPTIDSHNYIMRINLAPTLGYEEDAGSHTTHHFMYPESAKNLAANVSFVLVPFKTLDLLWITSALSTGQIRFTYAPVKQFLRVDKDKVQIFNPAFFKYIHDRWTRHHGRYPSTGMLVLFFALHVCDEVNVFGFGADSRGNWHHYWEQNRYSGEFRKTGVHDADYEALIIDSLVKAGKITIFPGK; from the exons ATGTTGACAGGCGGGACCAGCGTGGAGCGGGGTGGTCGGACGGCAGGGGCCAGGGCCGGCGGAGGGGGCATGCGGTGCTCATTGAGGGTGTGGGTTCTGCTGGGCTCCCTGGGCCTCGTCTTTCTcacctccctcttcttctccatctctctgagGGGGGGCGTTGGCCTGCCCTACCTGGAGCCCCCCGGGTGGGAGAAGTCCAGCCGAGTAAAGCTAGTGCCCAACTACTCTCGTGTCCACCAGCTGGGCCCACTGGAGAGCACCCAGCAGCAGAAGACATGTGCCTGTCCCCGCTGTGTGGGGGACCCTGGGGTGTCGGACTGGTTTGATGAGAACTACGACCCGGacatctcccctgtgtggacaCGGGACAACATCCAGCTGCCTTCAGACGTCTACTACTGGTGGGTG ATGCTGCAGCCTCAGTTCAAGCCCCACACTATCCAGCAGGTGCTGCTGCGACTGTTCCAGGTGATCCCTGGCCGCTCCCCCTATGGCTCCTGGGACCCCGCCCGCTGCCTGCGCTGTGCCGTGGTGGGGAACTCTGGCAACATGCGCGGGGCCGGTTACGGACCCACAATAGACAGCCACAACTACATCATGAG GATCAACCTGGCCCCCACGCTGGGCTATGAGGAGGATGCAGGCAGCCACACCACCCACCACTTCATGTACCCAGAGAGTGCCAAGAACCTGGCAGCCAATGTCAGCTTCGTCCTGGTGCCCTTCAAGACCCTGGACCTGCTGTGGATCACCAGCGCACTCTCCACTGGACAGATCCGCTT tACCTACGCCCCTGTGAAGCAGTTTCTACGGGTGGACAAGGACAAG GTTCAGATCTTCAACCCAGCCTTCTTCAAGTACATCCATGACCGCTGGACCAGGCACCATGGACGCTACCCTTCCACAGGCATGCTAGTCCTGTTCTTCGCTCTGCACGTGTGTGACGAG GTGAATGTGTTTGGCTTTGGCGCTGACAGTCGAGGCAACTGGCACCACTATTGGGAGCAGAACCGCTACTCTGGAGAGTTCCGGAAAACAGGGGTGCATGATGCAGATTATGAGGCCCTGATCATTGACTCGCTGGTTAAGGCTGGCAAGATCACCATCTTCCCAGGAAAGTGA